The following nucleotide sequence is from Psilocybe cubensis strain MGC-MH-2018 chromosome 13, whole genome shotgun sequence.
GATAAAATATAAAagagtatatatatatgattATGGCGGGGCGGCGTTGGAGGTATATATTTTTACATGTGAATTTCCAGGACCCTCGGTGCTTATAGCACGTCTAAATTTCACAGCCATCCTTCTTGATTATTCCTTTTTTGCTTCTCGGTCGACGGTCGTCGTATCAACTGGGAACAGAGGAGAGCAGTGATGTATCTCTGTTTGTGGAGTTATGCTGTGGAAGTGGCTGGGAACGAGAAGTCATCTGGGGTGTGCAGCTGATCGACAGTTCACTGTTCGGTCTTACTTGCAGGGTACAGACCGTCCAGCGCGCGAACAACAGCACGGGCTCGTCTGAGAACATATTTTGTAGAGCGCGAGATGGGAGTCGACGAGAGGGATTGGGCGTCGAGATGCTTCATAATCTGATTTAGTTTTCCAGTTTCTTTCAATtcaaatgggttggaatTCTCTCACCGCTCCAACGTGGCCCCCGTCTTTTCTTCGTTTCTCACCTCTGTCGTTTTGGGCTCCGCGGTGGTGCTCTTTCAGAGTACCATAAAAGTCAACCCAGCTTACGCCGCGTCGACGGGGATCAGGCCAATCAGGAGCACACCAGCATCGCACACGCCTTTGCACATCTCGAATTCCCGTGCCACAGAGCTCTCCTTCCGGTAGAAGAACAACATCAGAACGCGCCACGAGTAATAGTATTACAAGGGTGATCATCATCACATCCACATCACCCTGCACGCATAGAGCAAGGACGGACAGAATCACTCGAAAATTAAACGGTTCGATGGATCGAGGGACTATAAGACAGCGCCGTGACGGGATCCGCGCGTCTTCCCGCGTCCTCCCCCGCACCGCGCACGCGCTTCTGAAGATCTTGTTACATAAAACGCGGACGCGCACAGGTCATCGGTGCGTCATTGTGCTTCTACTctccttgtttttttttttttggctctTCTGCGACCGTCGAAAGTGTGCGGTGTCGTGGGTGTGTGGGTAGATCCGCGGAGGAGAGATTCGAGGGTGCTCTGTGCCTGTCGTAAGCCCCTTGTTGGTGCTTCAGTTCGTGTTCTGAGGCGGTGGCGAGAGGGTTATGGTTGGATATTGTCGTGTGAGTGGGAGTATTGGTACTGCTATTTTTGGGTACGTGTCAGAGGAGCTACTCACATTTTTACGCGTATGTGTTAGTGTTAATGGGAAGTTATTTTTCATTAAGTGCCTATTGATTCAATACTATTGTAGCTTTGCGTTAAATCATGTATTGGCCAATTATCAGAAGTTTAGAACTCACTGAAACGTTGAGATAACACTGTAATCGAGATGTATCACTTCGTGTATATGGTAAGGTGTGAGTATGCATCGCAGTCGGTTCAATCGAAACGCCGTTCCAGATTCATGAAGTGAGGCGATTTTCCATCCATGTGCTAGCAAAAGAAGGCTGGCGGGATTCGGGCGACACTTCATAATGCTTAGGTAGGCCAATTAATCAATGAAAGTAAACGGCTTCGCCCAATCCATTTATCCGCATCATATTAATCTGTGAATAGTGATAGATTGAATCGATTATATCGCGCTTGTCGGACCTGTCGTTTTCTTGAAAGCAACGCTACGTGCAGCATGGTATGGTTATTAAGATGGCTTGGATGTCAGACACGATGAATGAGTACTTACTCAGGAGTTTAAACACAGATAGATCAAAGACGAGACAGGACTCATTCAACAAGGTAGACTAATTATCACCGATCCTAGCTATTCTGTCGCTTGCGTTCAGAATTGTCGGACTAACTGTCTACAAGCTCATAGAGGAAAAAAGTCACTGACGGATAGACCAGAATCCAACATGAGGGGCTTACCGGTCGACAAGTTGAAATTTACTGAAAGAATGATACACTTGGACAGGTGTCGGTCTGGAGGGGATGAACTCAACACTGTATATTAAAATCTGACGTGGAAAGTTTATGAACAAACGACAAACGTATTCTTACGCCAATGCAGAGAACCATAAAGATAGAGCGTCGTTCTCAGCAAGCGGGCATGAAGATTCCCGAAAATTTGCACGGGCTGAGTTACCACCCCTTTGCATAGTCAGACAGCTTAGAAGCACCGTTTAGTATTGCCAACGTTGTCCGGTATGAAGTCGTGTTACATTTTTCAATCTGCGTGATACAGTTAATACAAAGATAGAAAAATCAATATACCCTCTTAACCCAACAAAGCTTCTAAATCCTTCTCCGATGTACCATGAGTGTCGTCAAAAAGAGTCAGCCGGTTCTCCAGGCCCAGAGACTTTGCGTCTATGCGACTTCGGTACCGCTGCCACAAGAGCCAGAGAGCAAAAATGACGATTGTAAGCGGGATTGTGATGGCTGGGAAGAGCCACGCTTGTTTGGATAATGTCAAGGCTCCGTCTTCCTGCGTGTTGAAAAATACCATGCTGAACAGAGCCTACCACAGTCGGTCAACGCTAGAAGTATGGGAGGGGGAGGGTACTCACAGAGATAAATGTTCCAGGCagaaagaacattgtcacCGCAGCCATTCTGTTAATTTTAACAGGTTAAATATAAACAATGACAGCAAGAGGCTGGTATACGCACGTTATCATCGATGAGCTGTCCCTCTGGGTGCTGACGGCAATCTTGCTTGTGAGTCGGGCAATGTCCAGATTGATTTTACTGTCCGTCTGGGTGGCTATGTTGAAGAATAAGTTGATACGAATCCCTGTACGTTCGATGTAGTTGATTATCCAGCGTATAAGCCCGGCCGTTTGTGACTGCATGAATTCGAGCGAGTCCAGGACAGAATCCGTGTATTGGTCTTCGTCGTCAGCCCCGTCTCTATCGAATTCGACTTCGAAAGACCCTGGGTATGAGCTATATGGAGGACGGCGGCGGGATGTGAGATGTTGAAGACGCTGGTGTACTTTGATCAGGTACCGTAATCGTTCGTGAAGATCGTTGAGGTGGCCTTTGATAACGTGCAGGAGCTGCGAAAGCGCGTGAAGGTTTTCTACCGCCATCGCTACCTGTGTCGCACTGTACAATGAAAATTTGCTATTCTCCTATAGCGTTTTTAGCGACACAATGGAGAAATTATGGTGCATTTACATATTGGATAAGTTCATCCCGCGGAGCCATTGAATCCCTTCCCCACTCATCCAACCTATCTTCTGCAAGGAAGGCGTCGATGGCCAGCGGTCGTAGGAGTTTCTGTCGGTTCTCATCGCGCGTGCTTTGAAGAATGGCGGTTTTCGCCTTCTCCGGACACGAGTGGATAACATAGACAGAGGACCTATCTGTGCGAAGACTGTGCGAGAACCAGACGCGGCTCATGCGAGCTCCTAGACCGGAACTGAAGCGGTATAGTCCATCTGGGCTATCGATTGAGGTAAGTCAAAAATGACGGCAAAGAAGGGACGAACCGAGAGAAATCCGCTTTCCTCCTTCCGTGCGGAGGAGACAAGCGTTGCCAGTGAAATTTCTAGAGAGCACCGCTCTGAAGAATAAGGGAGACACCCCGAATCGCTGGTGCATCCAGTATGCCGTCGTGTCGGTGTGCAATTCTGAATCATCATCTTCGCTGAGGTAAGTGAGGTCTTCGACGAAACTGCGATGTCGATGAGCGCCTGAAGAACGAATCGTTCAAGTGACACTTGCAATATACGCAGTGGAGGGACATCATTCCTCCTAGATGGTGTGCTTTCCATCTGGATGTTATGGATCAGCCAGAATCCACTCTTGAATCCTGAAGAAGCCGTACCCGACGAAAGTGTTCAACCAGTCGTGCGTGATCCAGCTTCGGAGCCCATACAACTCTGTCAGGGTACACATCGAGGAGATCTAGGAGGGTGTTATGCTGGCCTCTATCGGATTCGGTGTTGAAGATATCGAGGGCCTTGATCTCAACCTCTGGATGCGAGCAGCGGTAGGCCATGTGGGTCGTGTTGAAGTGACGCCCATCGCAGAACGTTGATTTGAGAGTATACCACGGTTGTCAGAACTCTTGCAGAACCCCTGATAAACACAGATGTGGACGGAGAGTTGAAGGGTTGTCGAGATGACTCACCGGAACGCGGGCCAAGGTCGCGCCAGATAATCATGTGACAACCAGCCAATAGGTTGTGGCGGAAATCATATCCTTCCTTCGTTCCACATCCCATGTTGCGGTACAGGAAACCGTTGAAGCCAGCTTTGAGTCTGGTAAGGTCCTTCAAGACCTCAGTCTGGCGCAGGAACGACTCGTCGGCAGCGCCATTCAACGCTTCCGCAGTCGAGCGGGCGGAGGATGAGGTCGATGTCTGCATTGTCGGCGGTGGGCCTGCTGGTCTCAGTGCTGCGATTCGCCTGAAGCAGATCGAACGTGAAAAAGGGAACGAAATCCGTGTTGTCGTGCTCGAGAAGGGCTCTGAAATAGGTGCGTGCAGTCAGAAACTCGCCGTTCTTATCTCAGGGCATTGAAGATCTCGTGTAGGTTCCCATATCGTCTCTGGTGCTGTGATTGAACCTCGCGCACTGGATGAATTGCTGCCAGACTGGACATCCATGTCTGATCACCCTCTCACACAACCAGCAACCTCTTCAAAAATGCTCTTCCTTACCCCCAAAATGTCCCTGCCAATACCCCACCCCCCACAAATGTCTAACAAGGGCAACTACGTCACTTCGCTCTCACAATTTACCAGGTGGCTCGCCGGCGTGGCCGAGAACGAATACGGCGTCGAGATATATCCCGGCTTCGCAGGCGCGCAGCTACTTCTCAGCGACGAACCCGATTCCACCGATCCATGGGGCAACAAAGTTCGTAGCGTGCAGGGCGTGATCACCAACGAAGTCGGCTTGACGAAGAACTACCGCATGAAGTCTTCGTTCGAGCCTGGGATGGCGTTCCGTGCAAAGGTAACTCTGCTTGCCGAAGGTGCTCACGGAAGTCTGTCGAAGCAAGCCATTAGCTTGTACAATCTTCGGAAGGAGGCTGAGCCCCAGACGTATGGAATCGGTCTGAAGGAGGTTTGGCGTGTCGATCCGGAGAAACATAAACCCGGAGAGGTTGTGCACACGCTCGGATGGCCTCTCGACAAGGACACTTACGGCGGTGGATGGGTATACCACATGGATGGAGGGCTCGTCAGTTTGGGGCTAGTAATCGGGCTGGATTACAAAAATCCATGGCTGAGCCCGTATCGTGAATTCCAGGTGCGTTTTCTTGTCTGGTATTCCTTTTTAATGTCTAACGAAGCATCCTTCGAAAGCGCATGAAACACCACCCATACTTCCGCGCTCTCCTCACATCATCCAAAGCCGAACGCCTCTCTTACGCTGCGCGCGTGTTGAACGAAGGCGGTTTGCAGTCCGTACCCAAGCTCAACTTCCCTGGTGGTGCTCTCGTCGGGTGCTCCGCTGGATTCGTCAACATCGCAAAGATCAAAGGAACCCATAACGCGATGAAGAGCGGCATGCTTGCCGCCGAAGCTGCTTGGAACGCTGTGCACCCTAGTGAAGCGGAATCGTCAGATGGCACAGTCGCAGCCGCTGCTGACATGTCGTCGTACGATACCTCGTTGCACAAGTCATGGGTGCAGAAAGATCTGCATGAAGTGCGCAACTTGCGCCCATCGTTCGGAACGCGTTTGGGGCTATGGGGCGGAATTATCTATTCGGGTATCGATTCGTTGATCTTAAAGGGACGGGTACCCTGGACATTCAAGCACCACGGACCGAAAGGCAAAACAAAGAATCCCGTAAGTTGTACATTTCTTTCTGTGACATTGTTTTCTTATGTGTTGTATACAGGACTCGACGTCTTCACTGGATTCTTCCTTAACTGAGCCCGCTCGAAACCATATGCCCATCGAATACCCACCCTTCGAGGCGCCCCTCTCTACCGACCTCCTCACCAGCGTTGCGCTGACAGGCACAAATCACGCTGAAGACCAGCCTGTCCACCTCCGTGTCGTGCCCACCCCAACATTTATCAAGAAAGGCAAAACCAACCCCGCCGTTGGAGCTGGAGTCGGCGCCGTGCGCACTGAAGCCGAGGTTGAAGAAGGCGAGGGTGGTAAAACTGGAGAGGAGGACGTCAAGGAGGAGTTGGAGAGACGCAGGCGTCATGTGGAGATCAATTACGGACAGTATGCGGGTCTTCTTGGTCGTGCGTGTCCTGCTGGTGTGTACGAGTACGTTCCCGAGGAAGGTGTTACGACGAACGAGACAGAGGGGTGGGGCGGGCATAAACTGGTTATCAATTCGCAGGTGTGTGACTTTGTTTCGTCATTTTGTGGGAGAATATTTAATAATGTCCTCGATCATAGAACTGTATTCATTGTAAACTCTGTGATGTCAAAGTTCCTACCCAGGATATTACATGGACTGTACCcgaaggtggtggtggtccaAAATATAGTGAGTAATACTGTTATGCGGTTTGATTTATTGAACAAAGCTAACTATATCGTGTGCTAATTCAAAGGCAATACATAAGTAATGCTAGACTCTTTGTCTATAATCAAAAAATGTGTAATTGAATGTCATTTTTATTCTATCTTTTTATATTATGGGTGTAAATAAGAATATTGGTTTCTAGGGTAATGGCTTTTAGAGTACAATATTCTTTTCCATTTGACACAAATCAAGTGGTaagaaatccaaaaataatATCACAATACAACATTGACTTATGGTTAACCAAGTATAAGTACAAAAGAATGGTGATCTGTGTTTGTATACAAAAATAATAACAATTGACCACttatttgttgttttttgACAAGTGTATGCCTGAATACATTAGCATGGAATAATAAAATGGGATGTGTAGTTGCATTTTGTTGGTTTGGCCTTGTGCCAACGATGCTTCATTCAAATATCTGCCCTATCAACTTTCGATGGTAGGATAGAGGCCTACCATGGTTTCAACGGGTAACGGGGAATAAGGGTTCGATTCCGGAGAGGGAGCCTGAGAAACGGCTACCACATCCAAGGAAGGCAGCAGGCGCGCAAATTACCCAATCCCGACACGGGGAGGTAGTGACAATAAATAACAATATAGGGCTCTTTCGGGTCTTATAATTGGAATGAGTACAATTTAAATCCCTTAACGAGGAACAATTGGAGGGCAAGTCTGGTGCCAGCAGCCGCGGTAATTCCAGCTCCAATAGCGTATATTAAAGTTGTTGCAGTTAAAAAGCTCGTAGTTGAACTTCAGACCTGGCTGGGCGGTCCGCTTAACGGCGTGTACTGTCTGGCTGGGCCTTACCTCTTGGTGAGCCGGAGTGCCCTTTATTGGTGTGCGTCGGGGAACCAGGACTTTTACCTTGAGAAAATTAGAGTGTTCAAAGCAGGCCTATGCCCGAATACATTAGCATGGAATAATAAAATAGGACGTGCGGTTCTATTTTGTTGGTTTCTAGAGTCGCCGTAATGATTAATAGGGATAGTTGGGGGCATTGGTATTGAGTCGCTAGAGGTGAAATTCTTGGATTGACTCAAGACCAACTATTGCGAAAGCATTTGCCAAGGATGTTTTCATTAATCAAGAACGAAGGTTAGGGGATCGAAAACGATCAGATACCGTTGTAGTCTTAACAGTAAACTATGCCGACTAGGGATCGGGCGACCTCAATTATGATGTGTCGCTCGGCACCTTACGAGAAATCAAAGTCTTTGGGTTCTGGGGGGAGTATGGTCGCAAGGCTGAAACTTAAAGGAATTGACGGAAGGGCACCACCAGGTGTGGAGCCTGCGGCTTAATTTGACTCAACACGGGGAAACTCACCAGGTCCAGACATAACTAGGATTGACAGATTGATAGCTCTTTCATGATTTTATGGGTGGTGGTGCATGGCCGTTCTTAGTTGGTGGAGTGATTTGTCTGGTTAATTCCGATAACGAACGAGACCTTAACCTGCTAAATAGCCAGGCCGGCTTTCGCTGGTCGCCGGCTTCTTAGAGGGACTGTCAGCGTCTAGCTGACGGAAGTTTGAGGCAATAACAGGTCTGTGATGCCCTTAGATGTTCTGGGCCGCACGCGCGCTACACTGACAGAGCCAGCGAGTTTTTTTCCTTGACCGGAAGGTCTGGGTAATCTTGTGAAACTCTGTCGTGCTGGGGATAGAGCATTGCAATTATTGCTCTTCAACGAGGAATACCTAGTAAGCGTGAGTCATCAGCTCGCGTTGATTACGTCCCTGCCCTTTGTACACACCGCCCGTCGCTACTACCGATTGAATGGCTTAGTGAGGTCTCCGGATTGGCTTTGGGGAGCCGGCAACGGCACCCTATTGCTGAGAAGCTGATCAAACTTGGTCA
It contains:
- a CDS encoding putative electron transfer flavoprotein-ubiquinone oxidoreductase, mitochondrial; its protein translation is MLRYRKPLKPALSLVRSFKTSVWRRNDSSAAPFNASAVERAEDEVDVCIVGGGPAGLSAAIRLKQIEREKGNEIRVVVLEKGSEIGSHIVSGAVIEPRALDELLPDWTSMSDHPLTQPATSSKMLFLTPKMSLPIPHPPQMSNKGNYVTSLSQFTRWLAGVAENEYGVEIYPGFAGAQLLLSDEPDSTDPWGNKVRSVQGVITNEVGLTKNYRMKSSFEPGMAFRAKVTLLAEGAHGSLSKQAISLYNLRKEAEPQTYGIGLKEVWRVDPEKHKPGEVVHTLGWPLDKDTYGGGWVYHMDGGLVSLGLVIGLDYKNPWLSPYREFQRMKHHPYFRALLTSSKAERLSYAARVLNEGGLQSVPKLNFPGGALVGCSAGFVNIAKIKGTHNAMKSGMLAAEAAWNAVHPSEAESSDGTVAAAADMSSYDTSLHKSWVQKDLHEVRNLRPSFGTRLGLWGGIIYSGIDSLILKGRVPWTFKHHGPKGKTKNPDSTSSLDSSLTEPARNHMPIEYPPFEAPLSTDLLTSVALTGTNHAEDQPVHLRVVPTPTFIKKGKTNPAVGAGVGAVRTEAEVEEGEGGKTGEEDVKEELERRRRHVEINYGQYAGLLGRACPAGVYEYVPEEGVTTNETEGWGGHKLVINSQNCIHCKLCDVKVPTQDITWTVPEGGGGPKYSE